From the genome of Candidatus Methylomirabilota bacterium, one region includes:
- a CDS encoding UPF0158 family protein — translation MTDTPPDVLQRYRAMLLARSPEERLKMGCSMGATARALVRASVLAQDPHAPPAALRRALFLRFYGHEFDEAERERILAWLGQDEPRPAASPRRVPVDWAALETALTSNPGEWTCHLDVRSGEVQMVPVDRLGEGDDWPSEEQIDMGLEAGHLIHIEPLGSRVEYGWMAEFVATVDDARLRDRLEVALDGRGAFRRFKNVLFDDPAERERWFAFRGERLRAAAREWLDDLGIDPAAPPASP, via the coding sequence GTGACTGACACTCCACCCGACGTCCTGCAGCGGTACCGGGCCATGCTCCTCGCGCGCTCGCCCGAGGAACGCCTGAAGATGGGCTGCTCGATGGGCGCCACGGCGCGGGCCCTGGTGCGCGCCTCGGTGCTGGCGCAGGACCCGCACGCGCCGCCGGCCGCGCTGCGCCGTGCGCTCTTCCTGCGCTTCTACGGCCACGAGTTCGATGAGGCGGAGCGGGAGAGAATTCTGGCGTGGCTGGGCCAGGACGAACCTCGACCCGCAGCGTCGCCGAGGAGAGTGCCGGTGGACTGGGCCGCCCTCGAGACCGCGCTGACCTCGAACCCCGGCGAGTGGACCTGCCATCTCGACGTGCGGAGCGGCGAGGTGCAGATGGTCCCCGTCGATCGCCTCGGCGAAGGCGACGACTGGCCGTCGGAGGAGCAGATCGACATGGGGCTCGAGGCGGGGCACCTGATCCACATCGAGCCGCTGGGCTCCCGGGTCGAGTACGGCTGGATGGCGGAGTTCGTTGCGACGGTTGACGACGCGCGGCTGCGCGACCGGCTGGAGGTCGCCCTCGATGGCCGCGGCGCCTTCCGCCGGTTCAAGAACGTCCTGTTCGACGATCCCGCTGAGCGCGAGCGCTGGTTCGCGTTTCGAGGCGAGCGGCTGCGCGCGGCGGCGCGGGAGTGGCTGGACGACCTCGGGATCGATCC